Proteins encoded in a region of the Ptychodera flava strain L36383 chromosome 4, AS_Pfla_20210202, whole genome shotgun sequence genome:
- the LOC139132292 gene encoding E3 ubiquitin-protein ligase TRIM71-like, with the protein MVHSSIVCDRHSGNQVKFYCDTCEVPICSDCTVIDHRSPEHKHRYLQDAAGEYKQFVEMTITQLKTKEKENDDSTQAVQKMVTKLDATFHEEEKKLQDHMTETIKEITKRIEENGRQLLKQLRDEYKARKDELTAQLKAFEIVEHDLAYTREFTENLIRYGSDAQLMSAKRNIVSQTKQLLNIETKCDPVAGEFMVFRPSDDYFERKSLGKVQLTEYTLEDVPEFLRTGDDVCVALEVKGREDVSVDKISSEIIDPTNKKETMTVEDHKNGTFSLRCRVKIEGDHKMTVSVCKQLVYSSYVKVISKKGLLFRIGKKSASKEGLNQPCGWVP; encoded by the coding sequence ATGGTGCATTCAAGTATCGTCTGTGATCGCCACTCTGGTAATCAGGTAAAATTCTACTGTGATACATGCGAAGTGCCCATCTGTTCAGACTGCACGGTGATCGATCACCGTAGTCCTGAACATAAACATAGATACCTGCAAGACGCCGCTGGAGAATACAAGCAGTTTGTAGAAATGACAATAACACAACTGAAAACGAAAGAAAAAGAGAACGACGACAGCACACAAGCAGTCCAGAAGATGGTGACTAAATTAGACGCCACCTTCCATGAAGAAGAGAAGAAATTGCAAGACCACATGACAGAGACTATCAAAGAAATCACGAAGAGAATAGAAGAAAACGGCAGACAGTTGTTGAAGCAACTTAGAGACGAATACAAAGCCAGGAAGGATGAGTTGACAGCTCAGCTAAAAGCTTTCGAAATAGTCGAACACGACCTTGCTTATACACGTGAGTTCACTGAAAACCTGATTCGGTACGGAAGCGATGCACAATTGATGTCTGCCAAGAGAAATATAGTATCACAGACAAAACAACTGTTAAATATCGAGACAAAGTGTGATCCAGTGGCCGGTGAATTCATGGTGTTTCGACCCAGTGATGACTACTTTGAGAGAAAATCACTCGGCAAAGTTCAGCTCACTGAATACACATTGGAGGATGTTCCAGAGTTCCTTCGCACTGGGGATGATGTTTGCGTTGCTCTTGAGGTAAAGGGAAGAGAAGATGTATCAGTAGATAAGATAAGTTCTGAGATCATAGATCCAACGAACAAGAAAGAGACAATGACAGTAGAGGATCATAAAAACGGAACATTCTCCCTCAGGTGCCGTGTAAAGATTGAAGGTGACCACAAAATGACAGTTTCAGTGTGTAAGCAATTGGTTTATAGTTCATATGTGAAAGTCATTTCAAAGAAAGGGCTTTTGTTTAGAATCGGCAAGAAGAGTGCGTCGAAGGAGGGGTTGAATCAGCCATGTGGATGGGTTCCGTAG
- the LOC139132293 gene encoding E3 ubiquitin-protein ligase TRIM71-like, which yields MTETIKEITKRIEENSIQLLKQLSDEYEVRKADLTAQLEALNTVERDLANAREFIENLCRYGTDTQLMSAKRNIVSQTKQLLNIETKVDPVADEFMVFRPSDDYFERKSLGKVQLTEYTLEDVPEFLRTGDDVCVALEVKGREDMSVNKISSEIIDPTNKKETMTVEDHKNGTFSLRCRVKIEGDHKMTVSVCKQLVYSSHVKVIPKKGFLFEFGEKSAGEDGLNWPCGVTLDTKGNIVVCEKGKGAITQFSPFKDGFHAMASAHNQNSEQYKPLYVALSADQNLHFVTEDMNRRVLVFKENMKLIRGFKGKISSPTGIAVNPTNKRVYVADDVSHCIHICDEDGDPIKSFGHHGRGKGKLKSPEGVCVNRDGNVIVSDHDNNRVQVFDADGEFLFAFGDEGNGQGQIKCPCGVTTDKHNNVYVCDNGKQRVLKFDPKGNYICRIDNGEVSDPRDVCVTDDEPFGKVIVSDFAGDCIKVFAQ from the coding sequence ATGACAGAGACTATCAAAGAAATCACAAAGAGAATAGAAGAAAACAGCATACAGTTGTTGAAGCAACTTAGTGACGAATACGAAGTGAGGAAGGCTGACTTGACTGCACAGCTTGAAGCTCTGAATACTGTTGAACGTGACCTTGCTAATGCTCGTGAGTTCATAGAAAATTTGTGTCGGTATGGAACTGATACACAATTGATGTCTGCCAAGAGAAATATAGTATCACAGACAAAACAACTGTTAAATATCGAGACAAAGGTTGATCCAGTGGCCGATGAATTCATGGTGTTTCGACCCAGTGATGACTACTTTGAGAGAAAATCACTCGGCAAAGTTCAGCTCACTGAATACACATTGGAGGATGTTCCAGAGTTCCTTCGTACTGGGGATGATGTTTGCGTTGCTCTTGAGGTAAAGGGAAGAGAAGATATGTCAGTAAATAAGATAAGTTCTGAGATCATAGATCCAACGAACAAGAAAGAGACAATGACAGTAGAGGATCATAAAAACGGAACATTCTCCCTCAGGTGCCGTGTAAAGATTGAAGGTGACCACAAAATGACAGTTTCAGTGTGTAAGCAATTGGTTTATAGTTCACATGTGAAAGTCATTCCAAAGAAAGGGTTTTTGTTTGAATTCGGCGAGAAGAGCGCGGGTGAGGATGGGTTGAATTGGCCATGTGGGGTTACTTTGGATACCAAAGGGAATATTGTGGTATGTGAGAAAGGCAAGGGAGCGATAACACAATTCTCTCCATTCAAAGATGGCTTCCATGCAATGGCGAGTGCACATAATCAAAATTCAGAGCAATACAAACCTCTTTATGTAGCCTTATCAGCAGATCAGAATTTACATTTTGTCACGGAAGACATGAATCGTAGAGTATTAGTcttcaaggaaaatatgaaattaatcaGAGGTTTTAAGGGGAAGATTTCAAGCCCAACAGGCATCGCCGTAAACCCTACAAACAAACGTGTTTATGTTGCTGATGATGTATCACATTGCATTCATATTTGCGATGAAGACGGTGATCCAATTAAGTCATTTGGTCATCACGGTAGAGGGAAGGGAAAACTCAAATCACCCGAAGGTGTTTGTGTTAACAGGGATGGCAATGTCATTGTCAGCGATCATGATAACAATCGCGTCCAAGTGTTTGATGCCGATGGTGAGTTTCTGTTCGCCTTCGGAGATGAAGGTAATGGCCAAGGTCAAATTAAATGTCCCTGCGGTGTCACCACAGACAAACACAACAATGTGTACGTGTGTGATAATGGCAAGCAACGAGTATTAAAATTTGATCCGAAGGGCAATTACATCTGTCGTATTGATAATGGTGAGGTATCTGATCCCCGTGATGTCTGTGTCACTGATGATGAACCATTCGGAAAGGTCATTGTATCTGACTTTGCAGGTGACTGCATCAAGGTGTTCGCTCAGTAA